CTATTATACGTATCTTTTTATTCACGCCAATCGTTGTCGACGGAATTTCCATGATGCCGACATTGGAGCATGGAGACCGCATGATTGTCAATAAAATCGGTTATACCATCGGCGAACCGCATCGTTTTGATATCGTCGTGTTTCATGCACCCGAACAGAAAGACTATATCAAACGTGTAATTGGTCTGCCTGGCGACACGGTGGAATACAAGGACGATGTGCTTTATATAAACGACAAAGCGTATGAAGAACCGTATCTTGATCAATATAAAGCCGAAGTGCAGGACGGAACGCTGACAGAAGATTTCACACTGCAGGATGTCCCGCAAATCGAGGCGGAAACAGTGCCGGAGGATCATGTATTTGTGATGGGCGACAATCGTCGGAAGAGCAAAGACTCAAGACATATCGGTGCGGTATCGATCGATGAAATCATCGGCAGCACAAGTGTGGTATTTTGGCCGATCAAAGATTTCGGTCTTGTGAAATAACGAAAGGAGACGATTCGATTGACCATTCAGTGGTTTCCGGGCCATATGGCGAAAGCGAGACGCGAAGTCTCTGAAAAACTGAAATTAGTGGATATTGTGTTTGAATTAATAGACGCGAGATTACCGCTCTCTTCACGTAATCCAATGATTGATGAACTCATCCATCAAAAACCCAGACTGCTTATTTTAAACAAAATGGACCTGGCGGATGAAGTGCAGACCAAACGCTGGATTGCATATTTTGAAGAGCAGGGTTTTCGCACCGTTGCGATTAACTCATTTGAAGGAAAAGGCCTGCAAACAGTTATGAAAGCAGCGAAAGAAATACTGCAGCCGAAATTTGACCGCATGAAGCAGCGAGGGATCCGCCCTGGTGCAATCCGCGCAATGATTGTCGGCATTCCAAACGTAGGGAAATCGACATTGATCAACCGGCTGGCAAAGAAAAATATTGCAAAAACAGGTAATAAACCAGGCGTCACGAAAGCCCAGCAATGGATTAAATATGGCAAAGAACTTGAATTACTTGATACACCGGGCGTACTCTGGCCGAAGTTTGAAGATCCCGAAGCGGGTTATAAACTGGCATTGACGGGCGCGATTAAAGATTCCATACTGAATATGGAAGAGCTGGCGGTCTACGGACTCCGCTTTTTGGAAGCGCATTATCCGGAGCGGCTTGAGCAGCGTTATGAGATGTCAGAAGTCGGTGAAAACATTCAAGCGCTGTTCGATAAGATCGGTGAACGCCGGAAAGTATACGGTGCCGGCGGAGAAATAGATTATGACAAAGTCGCCGAGATGGTTGTGCAGGACATACGAGACCAGCAGGCAGGTAAATTAACATTTGATTTCCCGGAAGAATTTGAATAATTAAAAGCAACGGCTTGGGATGGAGTTTCCCGGCCGTTGCTTTTTTGTCGAAAAAATGATTTGGGAACCGATATAATACATAGACAATAACTTTTCAGATGGACAGGTGAAGAAAATGATGACGATACAGCAAATAAAAAAACAACTGGAGAACTTGCAGGAACCGAACGAGTGGCTGGAAGAACTGCAGTCCGATCAGCGCAAAGGTGTCCGGCAGGCGATCAGCCAATGGCATAAACGGTACGAAAAAAGCCAATTGCTTGTACAGGAATTCCAGCAGAAAAAAGCATTTGATGATTCCTATAGATCGAACCGGATTCAATTGATTGCAGGAGTTGATGAAGCGGGAAGAGGACCGCTTGCTGGACCGGTTGTCACAGCTGCCGTCATTCTTCCGGAGGAGTGTCCTGGGTTAATCGGATTGGATGATTCAAAGAAAGTATCAAAAGAAAAAAGACAGGAATTTGCCGCTCTAATTAAAGAACAGGCTATAGCGTACGCTGTACACGTGCAGCCCGCCGCTCGGATAGATGAACTGAATATCTATCAGGCGACGAAACAGTCGATGGAAACAGCCGTCAGCAGCCTGGAAACGGCACCCCATGCAGTGATAGCTGACGCGATGAATCTGAATCTGGAATGTCCTTGTTATTCCATTGTAAAAGGTGACGAAAAAAGTTTGGCAATCGCAGCAGCTTCCATTTTAGCCAAAACAACACGGGATGCGCTGATGAACGAATTGCATGAAAAGTTTCCTTGGTACGCATTCAATGAAAATGCGGGTTACGGAACTGCCAAGCACCTTCAAGGACTTGAAACGCACGGGTTTTGCGAACATCACCGGAAAACTTTTGAACCGATTAAAACGATGTGGAGGAACAGACAATGAATCTTAGCTCCTTATCCATTTCATCCGCCGGCGCAGCTTCAACTGAAACGAAGCCGCTGACTTTAAGGGAAGGTCAGATGATTCACGGGAAGATCGCTCAATTATTCCCGGGGCAAATGGCGCAAGTGCAAGTAGGAAATCAGCGGCTGTATGCAAAACTGGAAGTCCCTATGCAGGCAGGAGATCAATATTTCTTCAAAGTCAACGGCACGGAACCTGAGTTACAATTGCAAGTCATTTCCGGTCCTATGCGGAGCGGGGAAGGTCAGTCTGCACAACTGTCACAGCTGATGGAGTCGCTGGACTTGCCGAAAACACAGGAAATGAAGGATATGCTGACCGCGATTATCAGGCAAAAGATTCCGGTCACAAAAGAAAACCTCCTTGAAGCTGTGACTCTCCTGCAATCTGCGCCCCGGGGGATGAAAGCGATTGCCGTTGAAACGCTCGGTAAAATGGCAGAGTCGCGTCTTCCTATTACGCCGTCAGTCTTCCGCTCATTGCTTCAGGCGCAAAGCGGCACGATTTCACAGCAACTCACCACACTGCAGACCGCCATTCAAAAAGAGCCCAATCTGTCTCCTGCGCTGCGGGAACAGCTAGTAACGACCATGCAGGCGTTATCCACTCCTGCAGGCCAGGCTGTCGGCAGGGAGCTGCTAGGGTCGGCCTTGTCGCAGCTGCTGGATCCGCAAACCGATAGAACAGAGAGGTTTGCAGCGCTGCAGCTTCTGAAAAGCGCGGATATTTTGCCTGCGCGCACATCACTGGCTAACCTTCCGCAAGTATTAGCCGAATTGGTGACGAATACGGCGGATGCGAAAACAGCGGCAAATGCTGCGTCCAGTCAAACGGCAGCGGCAAATGCTATCTTGACACAGCTCAGTCAATTAACCCAGGCTGCTGCTGCGAATCAGCAGACTGTCAGTGCGATTATGCAAAATATTACCCGCCAGCTCGCCAATACATCTCTGCCGGAATCTGTGAAGCATACATTACAGACCGTGCTCAATCAGCTGACTCAGCAGCCTGTGACGGAAGCCGCAAAAGCTGCAGTCATCGAACAGTTCAGCAGAGTATTCACAGAGGCGGGCGCTGCAGCCGCACCATCTGCGCTGGCTTCGGTTCAGAACATCCAGACTGCCATTAGCCGATTAAGCCAGACGCCCGCAGCTGATCTGCAGAGGATCGAAGCAATTGAACAGCACCTGGCCCGCCACCTTCAAAATAATTCCGCATTACCTGAACCTGTGAAACAGGCACTGCAAAACAGTATGAGCCCATTTACACAACAGCCCCTGACTGAAACCGCAAAAACAGCAGCGGTTGAACAACTAAGTCACGCGTTACTGCAGCAGGCGGGCAGGCAGGACGTCTCAAGGGAAGTGCAGCAGGCCTTACAATCTCTGTTCATACCGTCGGATAAATCTGAGGAAGCGATGCGTTCGCTGTACCGGGCGGCAGAAAGTTCCGCCAATAACCATATCAGGCAAATTCTTCGGGCCGCAGAAACACAAGTGTCTCAAACGATGAATGGGCCAGTCATGAAAGAGGCAATCCAGCATATTGTCAGCACACTTGGTTTGAATTACGAAGCTGTGCTTAACGGCAAGGACCCCGATTTGTCGAATATTGCCCATACATTGAAACCGCAATTATTGGCCATACTACAGGATCCGTCACTGTCTCCTCCGTTGCGGGATGCAGCGGAAACCATGGTGCTGCGCATGAATGGGACAGTAATCCAGTCTGGAGATACAGGGCTGCAGCATCAATTGATCATGCAGCTGCCTTTGGAAATGTTCGGTAAAAAAATCGACGCGACGCTTCAGTGGAACGGCAGAATGAAAGAAAATGGTCAGATCGACCCGTCATTTGCGCGGATATTATTTTATTTGGAGCTCGAATCACTGTCGACTACACTGGTTGACATGCATGTGCAGAACAAGGTGGTAAACTTGACAATTTTCAATGGAATTTCTTCTTTGAAAACTACGGGAATGCCATTTCAGGTACAGCTGAAAGAAGGTCTGGAAAAAGCGGGGTATAAGCTGTCGGGCATTTCGTTTAAACCGTTTACAGAACAGCAGCAAATCAGCGAAAAAGCTGCCAGTTCCCCCCATTTTGATGAGGGAGGAGTGGATTACAGGATATGAAAGAAGAACGCTATATCCGTAAAGAAGCCGTTGCGCTGTCTTATGATCCAGAGGTGGCAGATGCGCCGAAAGTTATCGCCAAGGGAAAAGGGAAGATTGCGGAAAATATACTGGAACGTGCGGCAGCGCATGATATTCCCGTTCAGGAAGATCCGAGTCTGCTGGAATTGCTTGGTCAATTAAATGTCAATGAAACAATCCCTGAAGAACTTTATCAGGCAGTATCTGAAGTGTTTGCTTATGTTTACCGTTTAGACCGGGAAAAAGGTGGTAAGCAATAAAGAAGAGCCGATGAATTGTAAGAATCTATAGAAATTAAATTAGCAATAGCGATTCTTGGACAATGTGTGACGGTTTGATTACAATAATAAAGTAGTTAAGCTTCAAGCAATTGCAAATCGAATGGAGGCAGTACGTATGAACATCCATGAATATCAAGGGAAGCAGCTATTAAGAGATTACGGAGTGGCTGTTTCGAAAGGCCGTGTCGCTTTTTCACCAAAAGAAGCAGTGGCAGTGGCGAAAGAACTCGGTACTACGCCGATTGTGGTAAAAGCACAAATACACGCGGGCGGACGAGGGAAAGCCGGCGGTGTCAAAATTGTAAAAAATCTTGATGACGTCCGGGCAGTAGCAGCTGATTTGATCGGCAAGCAGCTCGTTACGCACCAAACAGGTCCTGAAGGTCAGGAAATAAAACGACTTCTTGTTGAAGAAGGAATCGATATTGACCAGGAATTTTACATTGGTCTGGTCGTGGACCGCGCAACTGACCGCGTAACGTTAATGGGGTCTGCTGAAGGCGGAGTAGAAATAGAAGAAGTTGCTGAAAAAAATCCGGAAAAGATTTTTTATGAAGTAATAGATCCGGTAGTGGGATTGGCTCCTTTCCAGGCGCGCCGCATGGCGTTCAACATGCAAATCCCAAGTAAGTTAATCAATAAAGCTGTAGGTCTATTCTTAGGATTGTATAAAGTATTCAGTGAAAAAGACGCATCGATCGTAGAGATTAATCCGCTAGTCGTAACAAAGGACGAGCGTGTACTTGCGCTGGATGCAAAATTCAACTTTGACGATAATGCCACATTCCGTCATAAAGATATTGTCGAATTACGCGATTTTGATGAAGAAGATCCGAAAGAAATCGAAGCATCCAAACATGACTTAAGTTATATTTCCCTTGACGGAAATATCGGCTGTATGGTTAATGGTGCCGGTTTAGCGATGGCTACAATGGATACGATTCATTATTATGGCGGAGAACCCGCTAACTTCCTGGATGTTGGGGGCGGCGCCAAGAAAGAAAAAGTTGCAGCTGCTTTCAAAATTATTTTGTCAGATCCTAAAGTAAAAGGGATTTTCGTTAATATCTTTGGCGGAATCATGAAATGTGACGTAATTGCAGAAGGTGTAATTGAAGCAGCGAAAGAAGTGGGTCTTCAAGTGCCTCTTGTTGTGCGTCTTGAAGGAACGAATGTGGAACGCGGGAAAGCTTTGCTGAAAGAATCCGGAATTAATATTGTTGCAGCGGATTCTATGGCAGAAGGTGCGAAAAAAATCGTTGAGTTGATAGGATAAGAAAGGCAGGTACAAATCATGAGTATTTATGTAAATAAAGATACAAAAGTAATTGTACAAGGAATTACAGGTTCCACTGCCCTGTTCCACACACAGCAAATGTTGGAATATGGTACGAAAATTGTCGCTGGCGTAACGCCTGGTAAAGGCGGTCAGACGGTGGAAGGCGTGCCGGTATTTGACACTGTGGAAGAAGCAGTTAAAGAAACAGGGGCAACTGTTTCCATCATTTACGTTCCTGCACCATATGCAGCGGATGCAATTATGGAAGGCGTCGATGCCGGACTTGACATGACAATCTGTATTACAGAGCATATACCTGTCCTTGACATGATTAAAGTGAAACGTTATATGGAAGGCAAAAAGACTCGATTGATCGGTCCGAACTGTCCGGGTGTCATTACGGCGGATGAAACGAAAATCGGCATTATGCCTGGCTATATTCATACAAAAGGTCACGTGGGCGTTGTTTCACGTTCAGGGACACTAACGTATGAAGCGGTTCATCAGCTGACGCAGGAAGGAATCGGCCAGACTACTGCAGTAGGAATCGGGGGAGACCCGGTAAACGGCACGAACTTTATTGACGTCCTGAAAGAGTTCAATGAAGACCCTGAAACATATGCAGTGGTCATGATCGGTGAAATCGGCGGTACGGCGGAAGAAGAAGCTGCTGAATGGGTGAAAGAACATATGACCAAGCCTGTAGTAGGCTTCATTGGCGGTCAGACAGCCCCTGAAGGTAAGCGTATGGGCCATGCTGGTGCGATTATTTCAGGCGGTAAGGGTACTGCTGCAGAAAAGATCAAAGCATTGCAGGCAGCGGATATTCAAGTTGCAGAAACACCATCGGTTATCGGTGAAACATTGATTAAAGTCCTGAAAGAAAAAGGTCTGTACGAGAAATGTAAAACGAAGTAAACTGAAAGGAGCAGCGTAATCGCTGCTCCTTTTTTCGTGCTCTTGCTTGTAGTGTCGATTAAGGAGCATTCAATGATCTATACAAATCAGCAGCAGCAATTGATAAATATGCATTACATCCACCCTGTGCCGTTCAACCGCTTTCATTTGCTGCTGCAGGAAAATCCTTCACTTGAAAATCTGGAAACTTACTCTGTGCTGCAATGGGCATATTTTTTCGGGCTGACAGCCGAAAAAGCAGCCAAGTTATCCGGCCAATATGCAGAAATATCCGCACTTCCCATCCTGAATTTATTGAAAAAAACGGACTGCATCCCTATCCCGTATTTTCACCCTGATTATCCGGATGAATTAAAGCAATTATGTGATCCGCCCGCTGTGCTGTATAGTAAAGGTGACATTACGTTACTGAAAACCAGACCCCGAGTGGGAATTATCGGTTCCCGTAAAGCCACAGTGTATTCAAAAAAAGCCCTGGACTTCATCGTGCCGCCGCTTGTGGACAATCGTATCCCTATTGTATCGGGGCTCGCTGAAGGCGCGGATACGATGGCTCACCGGGCCGCCATCCACTACGGGGGGAAAACGATCGGTGTGCTGGGGCATGGATTTTCTCATATATATCCGAAGAAAAATAAAGAAATTGCAGAGAAAATGGCGAAAAATCATTTGCTCGTAACAGAATATCCGCCGTACTTGCCGCCGGCCAAATGGACGTTTCCTATGCGCAATCGGATCATCAGCGGTTTATCGGATGCACTCGTCATAACCGAGTCCGTTGAAAGAAGCGGAACGATGAGTACTGTGGAGCATGCGCTTGATCATGGAAAAGAAATTTTCGCGGTTCCCGGCGCCATCGATTCACCGCTTTCTGCAGGCCCGAATAAGCTGTTGGATGAAGGCGCTAAGCCATTATGGAGCGGATTTCAGATTATCGATTTGTTATAGGTAATTGCCATCCAATCGCATTGCAAAATGTTTAAAAGGTTGCATTATCCCGAAAACTGTTATACATTTTGCAACAGATATTCTTTTGCTGAATAAATATAAAGAAATCTCTCTGAGGAGGGAACGATATGGCAGATTACTTAGTAATTGTGGAATCGCCTGCTAAAGCGAAAACGATTGAACGTTACTTAGGAAAAAAGTATAAAGTTAGTGCCTCGCTGGGGCATTTACGTGATTTACCCCGCAGTCAAATGGGTGTAGATACTGAGAATAATTATGAGCCGAAGTATATTACGATCCGAGGCAAAGGACCGATACTTCAAGAGTTGAAGAAGGATGCAAAAAAAGCGAAGAAAATATTTCTCGCGGCTGACCCGGATCGTGAAGGGGAAGCAATTGCATGGCATTTATCGCATCAGCTGGGTGTGGATACCGAATCTGACTGCCGCGTAGTTTTCAATGAAATTACAAAAGACGCTATTAAAGAATCATTTAAACATCCCCGTCCGATCAATATGGATTTAGTCGATGCACAACAGGCACGGCGTATTCTTGACAGGCTAGTAGGGTATAACATCAGCCCGATTCTCTGGAAGAAAGTAAAAAAGGGCTTATCTGCAGGACGCGTGCAATCAGTCGCACTTCGATTAATTATTGACCGCGAGAATGAAATTAACGCGTTTGAACCAGAAGAATACTGGTCCATCACGTCCCAGTTCACAAAGGCTGATAAAACTTTTGAAGCGGCATTTTACGGCAATGCTTCAGAAAAGTTGAAGCTGACAAACCAGGAACAAGTGGAAAAAATCATTGATTCATTGCAGTCAGATGAATTTGAAGTGTCTAAGGTAGTGAAGAAAGAACGCAGACGTAATCCGGCATTGCCGTTCACTACATCATCTCTCCAGCAGGAAGCAGCACGTAAGCTGAACTTCCGCGCGAAGAAGACGATGATGATGGCACAGCAATTATATGAAGGAATTGCAATTGGAAAAGAAGGAACGGTCGGTTTGATCACCTATATGCGTACCGATTCTACACGAATTTCCGACAGTGCGAAAGAAGAAGTGAAATCATTCATTCATACGATGTACGGGGAAGAGTTCATTTCAACCAGCACGAAAAAAACGAAAGCAAAAGCGAATACGCAGGATGCGCACGAAGCAGTCCGGCCGACTTCAGCGATGCGCCCGCCAGACGCGATGAAAGCGTTCTTATCAAGAGATCAATATCGGTTGTATAAATTGATTTGGGAGCGGTTTGTCGCAAGCCAAATGGCGCCTGCAGTATTAGATACCGTAACAGCTGATTTCCTGAACAATGATATTCGTTTCAGAGCATCCGGGTCACAGGTAAAGTTCCCGGGGTTCATGAAAGTGTATATTGAAGGCAGTGATGACCAGCAAGAAGAGAAAGAAAACATCCTGCCGCCGCTTGAAGAAGGCGAGAAAGTCAAATTCGCCGAAGTGGATCCAAAACAGCATTTCACACAGCCGCCGCCAAGATACTCTGAGGCACGCCTGGTGAAAACACTTGAGGAATTGGGAATAGGACGTCCTTCCACGTATGCGCCGACGCTCGATACGATTCAAAAGCGGGGCTATGTCACATTAGATGCCAAACGGTTTATTCCGACGGAGCTTGGCGGTATTGTACATCAGGCGGTCAATCAATATTTCCCGGATATTATCGACATTGAATTTACGAGACAAATGGAACAGCGTCTTGACCATGTGGAAGAAGGCACTATTGAATGGCGCAAGGTCATCGATGAATTCTACCGTGAATTTGAAAAGCACGTTGAAGTAGCTGACGCGGAAATGGAGAAAATTGAAATAAAAGATGAGCCGGCAGGCGAAGACTGCGAGAAGTGCGGTTCGCCGATGGTTTACAAAATGGGCCGCTACGGTAAATTTATGGCATGCTCCAACTTCCCTGACTGCCGCAACACGAAAGCAATTATCAAACCAATTGGTGTCACATGTCCGAAATGTAAAGAAGGCGAAGTCGTTGAGCGGAAAAGCAAAACGAAACGGATATTCTTCGGCTGTGACCAGTATCCCGAATGTGATTACGTCTCATGGGATAAACCTATTTCGAGACCTTGTCCGAAATGTCAACATACACTGGTGGAGAAGCGCCTGAAAAAAGGTGTTCAAATCCAATGTACAGAATGTGATTATAAAGAAGAAACGCAAAGTTAATCAGCATATAAATAGTATTCCAGCATAATGAGAAAGAGGTAGTTAAAATGACGCAAACTGTAAATGTTATCGGTGCGGGGTTAGCCGGAAGTGAAGCTGCTTGGCAATTAGCTAATCGAGGGGTTCAAGTGAAATTATATGAAATGCGTCCCGTGAAGCAAACGCCCGCCCATCACACAGACAAATTTGCGGAGTTAGTATGCAGCAACTCATTGCGCGCCAATAATTTAACGAATGCAGTAGGCGTGATTAAAGAAGAGATGCGTCAATTTAATTCCTTAATTATCCAGGCCGCAGATGACTGTGCGGTTCCTGCCGGCGGTGCGCTTGCAGTGGACCGTCACGAATTTGCGGATAACGTAACCGAAAAGATCCGTAACCATCCAAATATTGAAGTCATCAATGAAGAAGTGACGAAATTGCCGGATGGAATAACGGTAGTTGCCTCAGGTCCTTTGACATCACCTGCACTCGCTGAAGAAATCCGGCAGCTGACAGGTGAAGATTATTTATACTTCTACGATGCGGCAGCCCCTATCGTGGAAAGTGATTCGATCGATATGGACAAAGTCTATTTAAAATCCCGTTATGATAAAGGGGAAGCGGCATACTTAAACTGTCCTATGAACGCCGAAGAGTTCGAACGTTTCTATGAGGCGCTCATATCTGCGGAAGTTGCGCCGTTGAAGGATTTCGAGAAAGAAATGTACTTTGAGGGCTGCATGCCGATTGAAGTTATGGCGAAGCGCGGTGCAAAAACAATGTTGTTCGGTCCTTTAAAACCGGTTGGACTGGAAGATCCGAAGACTGGCAGAGAGCCAAAAGCTGTCGTTCAGCTTCGGCAGGACAATGCGGCAGGGACATTGTACAATCTGGTTGGTTTCCAGACGCATCTGAAATGGGGAGCGCAGAAAGAAGTGCTGAAATTAATCCCTGGATTGGAAAATGTGGAAATCGTACGCTATGGCGTTATGCATCGTAATACATTCATAAACTCTCCTAGAGTACTGAATTGCACATACCAATTAAAATCACAGCCGACAATTCTTTTCGCCGGTCAAATGACAGGTGTAGAAGGATATGTAGAATCCGCAGGTTCAGGACTGATCGCAGGCATCAACGCTGCGCAATTGGCAAAAGGCGACAAACCTGTCCGTTTTCCAAGAGAAACAGCACTCGGGAGTATGGCGCGCTATATTACGGAAGCTGATCCAAATAACTTCCAGCCGATTAATATCAACTTTGGTTTGTTCCCTGAGCTGGAAAGACGGTATAAAACAAAAGGCGAACGTGCGGAAAAACATGCAAACCGGGCGCTCCATGCGGTAGAAGAATTTAAAGAAACAACGAATATCTAATCATGCATTGTATAGAGTAAGATAAACCGGGACTGAAGCCGAAACCTTAAAAGAGGTTTTGATTTCAGTCCTTTTTTGCGACCCGCTAAGATAGTCGGGGTTTATTGGAAGCAGGATGTGTGTCGCGGAAGGGATGAACTTCGGCGCGCTTTTCCGTTTCCCAATAAATAACTGAAACTTCTCGATATTTGAAACGTCCACTAAGTGGTACAAACTGGATCAGCAAGCAGATGATGATAGCTAAAATCAAAGTAATTTGACTAATATGTGTCAAAAGCCGTCAATTGGGGAATAACTAAGCTGTAATCAGTTTTCAAAGTTGCTCAAAAAACCTTGCTATTGTATAGTGTTTTATGGACAACATTGAATTTGATGTTTAATTCCAAATTTTATGTAATCAAGAATCTTTGGAATCTTCTGATGCACGAGGTGTGACAATAAAATCGTGTCGGGGTGATAAAATGATTCCTGAAATAAAACAATTAGCTGACGAATATGTATCCCATATTCGCCTGGAGAAAAACTATTCATCCTACACAGTCTCTGAGTATGAAAAGGATCTTCAGGATTTTTTACTGTTTCTGCAAGAAGAACAAATCGGGCAGCTGGACGACGTAGACTACGGTGTCGCCAGACTGTACGTGACGCGCCTATATAATCGCTCTTATGCGAGAACGAGTATATCCAGAAAAATATCTGCAATTCGATCATTCTTTACATTCATCAGTACCCGGTACGGGATTGAAGATCAGGCATTCAGACTGTTATATCACCCAAGAAAAGAAGAGAGGCTTCCGGCT
The Sporosarcina sp. P33 genome window above contains:
- the lepB gene encoding signal peptidase I; the protein is MMEEKKTRSEGLEWIKALLIAFGLAAIIRIFLFTPIVVDGISMMPTLEHGDRMIVNKIGYTIGEPHRFDIVVFHAPEQKDYIKRVIGLPGDTVEYKDDVLYINDKAYEEPYLDQYKAEVQDGTLTEDFTLQDVPQIEAETVPEDHVFVMGDNRRKSKDSRHIGAVSIDEIIGSTSVVFWPIKDFGLVK
- the ylqF gene encoding ribosome biogenesis GTPase YlqF, which encodes MTIQWFPGHMAKARREVSEKLKLVDIVFELIDARLPLSSRNPMIDELIHQKPRLLILNKMDLADEVQTKRWIAYFEEQGFRTVAINSFEGKGLQTVMKAAKEILQPKFDRMKQRGIRPGAIRAMIVGIPNVGKSTLINRLAKKNIAKTGNKPGVTKAQQWIKYGKELELLDTPGVLWPKFEDPEAGYKLALTGAIKDSILNMEELAVYGLRFLEAHYPERLEQRYEMSEVGENIQALFDKIGERRKVYGAGGEIDYDKVAEMVVQDIRDQQAGKLTFDFPEEFE
- a CDS encoding ribonuclease HII, yielding MTIQQIKKQLENLQEPNEWLEELQSDQRKGVRQAISQWHKRYEKSQLLVQEFQQKKAFDDSYRSNRIQLIAGVDEAGRGPLAGPVVTAAVILPEECPGLIGLDDSKKVSKEKRQEFAALIKEQAIAYAVHVQPAARIDELNIYQATKQSMETAVSSLETAPHAVIADAMNLNLECPCYSIVKGDEKSLAIAAASILAKTTRDALMNELHEKFPWYAFNENAGYGTAKHLQGLETHGFCEHHRKTFEPIKTMWRNRQ
- a CDS encoding EscU/YscU/HrcU family type III secretion system export apparatus switch protein, producing MKEERYIRKEAVALSYDPEVADAPKVIAKGKGKIAENILERAAAHDIPVQEDPSLLELLGQLNVNETIPEELYQAVSEVFAYVYRLDREKGGKQ
- the sucC gene encoding ADP-forming succinate--CoA ligase subunit beta, with translation MNIHEYQGKQLLRDYGVAVSKGRVAFSPKEAVAVAKELGTTPIVVKAQIHAGGRGKAGGVKIVKNLDDVRAVAADLIGKQLVTHQTGPEGQEIKRLLVEEGIDIDQEFYIGLVVDRATDRVTLMGSAEGGVEIEEVAEKNPEKIFYEVIDPVVGLAPFQARRMAFNMQIPSKLINKAVGLFLGLYKVFSEKDASIVEINPLVVTKDERVLALDAKFNFDDNATFRHKDIVELRDFDEEDPKEIEASKHDLSYISLDGNIGCMVNGAGLAMATMDTIHYYGGEPANFLDVGGGAKKEKVAAAFKIILSDPKVKGIFVNIFGGIMKCDVIAEGVIEAAKEVGLQVPLVVRLEGTNVERGKALLKESGINIVAADSMAEGAKKIVELIG
- the sucD gene encoding succinate--CoA ligase subunit alpha, coding for MSIYVNKDTKVIVQGITGSTALFHTQQMLEYGTKIVAGVTPGKGGQTVEGVPVFDTVEEAVKETGATVSIIYVPAPYAADAIMEGVDAGLDMTICITEHIPVLDMIKVKRYMEGKKTRLIGPNCPGVITADETKIGIMPGYIHTKGHVGVVSRSGTLTYEAVHQLTQEGIGQTTAVGIGGDPVNGTNFIDVLKEFNEDPETYAVVMIGEIGGTAEEEAAEWVKEHMTKPVVGFIGGQTAPEGKRMGHAGAIISGGKGTAAEKIKALQAADIQVAETPSVIGETLIKVLKEKGLYEKCKTK
- the dprA gene encoding DNA-processing protein DprA, giving the protein MIYTNQQQQLINMHYIHPVPFNRFHLLLQENPSLENLETYSVLQWAYFFGLTAEKAAKLSGQYAEISALPILNLLKKTDCIPIPYFHPDYPDELKQLCDPPAVLYSKGDITLLKTRPRVGIIGSRKATVYSKKALDFIVPPLVDNRIPIVSGLAEGADTMAHRAAIHYGGKTIGVLGHGFSHIYPKKNKEIAEKMAKNHLLVTEYPPYLPPAKWTFPMRNRIISGLSDALVITESVERSGTMSTVEHALDHGKEIFAVPGAIDSPLSAGPNKLLDEGAKPLWSGFQIIDLL
- the topA gene encoding type I DNA topoisomerase; the encoded protein is MADYLVIVESPAKAKTIERYLGKKYKVSASLGHLRDLPRSQMGVDTENNYEPKYITIRGKGPILQELKKDAKKAKKIFLAADPDREGEAIAWHLSHQLGVDTESDCRVVFNEITKDAIKESFKHPRPINMDLVDAQQARRILDRLVGYNISPILWKKVKKGLSAGRVQSVALRLIIDRENEINAFEPEEYWSITSQFTKADKTFEAAFYGNASEKLKLTNQEQVEKIIDSLQSDEFEVSKVVKKERRRNPALPFTTSSLQQEAARKLNFRAKKTMMMAQQLYEGIAIGKEGTVGLITYMRTDSTRISDSAKEEVKSFIHTMYGEEFISTSTKKTKAKANTQDAHEAVRPTSAMRPPDAMKAFLSRDQYRLYKLIWERFVASQMAPAVLDTVTADFLNNDIRFRASGSQVKFPGFMKVYIEGSDDQQEEKENILPPLEEGEKVKFAEVDPKQHFTQPPPRYSEARLVKTLEELGIGRPSTYAPTLDTIQKRGYVTLDAKRFIPTELGGIVHQAVNQYFPDIIDIEFTRQMEQRLDHVEEGTIEWRKVIDEFYREFEKHVEVADAEMEKIEIKDEPAGEDCEKCGSPMVYKMGRYGKFMACSNFPDCRNTKAIIKPIGVTCPKCKEGEVVERKSKTKRIFFGCDQYPECDYVSWDKPISRPCPKCQHTLVEKRLKKGVQIQCTECDYKEETQS
- the trmFO gene encoding FADH(2)-oxidizing methylenetetrahydrofolate--tRNA-(uracil(54)-C(5))-methyltransferase TrmFO, with translation MTQTVNVIGAGLAGSEAAWQLANRGVQVKLYEMRPVKQTPAHHTDKFAELVCSNSLRANNLTNAVGVIKEEMRQFNSLIIQAADDCAVPAGGALAVDRHEFADNVTEKIRNHPNIEVINEEVTKLPDGITVVASGPLTSPALAEEIRQLTGEDYLYFYDAAAPIVESDSIDMDKVYLKSRYDKGEAAYLNCPMNAEEFERFYEALISAEVAPLKDFEKEMYFEGCMPIEVMAKRGAKTMLFGPLKPVGLEDPKTGREPKAVVQLRQDNAAGTLYNLVGFQTHLKWGAQKEVLKLIPGLENVEIVRYGVMHRNTFINSPRVLNCTYQLKSQPTILFAGQMTGVEGYVESAGSGLIAGINAAQLAKGDKPVRFPRETALGSMARYITEADPNNFQPININFGLFPELERRYKTKGERAEKHANRALHAVEEFKETTNI